A genomic segment from Nicotiana sylvestris chromosome 1, ASM39365v2, whole genome shotgun sequence encodes:
- the LOC104232123 gene encoding uncharacterized protein, producing the protein MMKFVKAFPSVDMKRKFLKSVKCLHELLFLEEELGNFTIAADIRNFLNESKDLDSRRYFEKVFPLDPRESLLEKKMVSLRRSEFSFDLLQEFIREDIGKRGRLSYGQIGRIVMIWLASRKPSEDLYKNIVGRIPTAPWKSLLEILSSAEGCQSGPVEIKLVKTFHEALQETFAACLTGQEDPISPACLLYLIERFLILVTQLCRQGTFFTSRSSFMEWLVSEQFVAVPTSPLAKDMSLLEKIYDSILVMVKVFIYDKSTTFDWISRSKIKDGVAYYKILVSLLILMVLNVGAAKYHAELANVLGNDDSWNHIRGDLLESLVTLKSSLANVGEISLDAMGQTFRIAKDALFFVNRQGTAAPKYANNITWVQLGTNRQREAIIEIASVTGSDKKVQMNWAVFQEYLIF; encoded by the coding sequence ATGATGAAATTTGTTAAAGCATTCCCTTCAGTGGACATGAAACGCAAATTTTTGAAGTCTGTGAAGTGCCTTCATGAGCTGCTCTTTTTAGAAGAAGAATTAGGAAACTTCACCATAGCTGCAGATATAAGGAATTTCTTAAATGAGTCGAAAGACCTTGACTCTAGGAGATACTTTGAGAAAGTTTTCCCCCTCGACCCCCGGGAGTCGTTGCTCGAGAAGAAAATGGTTTCTCTAAGGAGAAGCGAGTTTTCCTTTGACTTACTCCAGGAATTCATCCGAGAAGATATAGGGAAAAGAGGTCGGTTGAGCTATGGACAAATTGGGAGGATCGTGATGATATGGCTTGCCTCGAGAAAACCTTCGGAAGATCTGTACAAGAACATTGTTGGAAGAATTCCAACAGCACCATGGAAGTCATTATTGGAAATTCTTAGCTCCGCAGAAGGATGTCAAAGTGGACCGGTGGAGATTAAATTAGTTAAGACATTTCATGAAGCTTTACAAGAGACCTTTGCTGCGTGTTTGACCGGACAGGAGGACCCTATATCCCCCGCTTGTTTATTGTATCTGATCGAGCGGTTTTTGATTTTGGTGACGCAATTATGTAGGCAAGGAACCTTTTTTACTTCAAGATCCTCATTCATGGAATGGCTTGTTTCTGAGCAATTTGTTGCTGTACCCACTTCACCGCTTGCAAAAGACATGAGCCTGTTGGAAAAAATTTACGATTCTATCCTTGTGATGGTGAAAGTATTCATTTATGATAAATCTACCACTTTTGATTGGATTTCACGATCCAAAATAAAGGATGGTGTTGCATACTATAAGATTTTAGTTTCCCTCTTGATCTTAATGGTTTTGAATGTTGGTGCTGCGAAGTACCATGCTGAATTGGCCAATGTGCTAGGTAATGATGACAGCTGGAATCACATTAGAGGGGACTTGCTGGAATCCCTTGTCACTCTTAAGAGTAGCCTTGCCAATGTTGGTGAAATCTCACTCGATGCGATGGGACAAACTTTTCGAATTGCAAAAGATGCTCTTTTCTTTGTCAACCGGCAAGGGACTGCTGCTCCGAAGTATGCTAATAATATCACGTGGGTGCAATTGGGAACAAACCGCCAGAGGGAAGCGATTATAGAGATCGCGTCAGTAACCGGGTCAGACAAGAAAGTACAAATGAATTGGGCAGTCTTTCAGGAATATCTGATCTTTTGA
- the LOC138873556 gene encoding uncharacterized protein, which translates to MTKTRQRKCYRGKDSNIVLLGLRPKYYLASTMKNRTRFYNVLGVVLFLVAQAREKLKYWTGSDTPETNVVVVDDSDGIPNSFTGIPEEDYPLVLTFEKFLLMLDGTIGVSYFERFERDGEISYDRFCNWYWPHFNSQLTKKLDPSRVFSEIICQIKGGLIIGDNGKLSKNEYTSMSEYRASTIGAEVREEIYHIFQNYEKMKLERGEYDLSDFVNDIHIRLKNQHQHYLVDFVYVDEVQDLPLRHIGLLKYVCRNVDEGFVFSGDTAQTIGRREDFRFEDVRNLFYKEFINRKEKGHVSPLFKLTQNFRTHSSVLRLAQSVITLLHYYFPQSIDILESETSVTCGVAPVLLKPMPGADENAIITIFGNSESTGGKIIGFGAEQVILVRDESAKKEVSNYIGRKALILTIAESKGLEFLASPQLA; encoded by the exons ATGACAAAGACACGTCAGAGGAAATGCTACAGGGGAAAAGATAGTAATATTGTACTACTTGGATTAAGACCCAAATACTACTTAGCTAGTACTA TGAAGAACAGAACAAGATTTTACAATGTTCTCGGAGTAGTTTTGTTCTTGGTCGCTCAGGCACGGGAAAAACTGAAATATTG GACTGGTAGTGATACACCAGAAACCAATGTGGTTGTGGTTGATGATTCTGATGGGATACCAAACTCTTTCACTGGCATCCCAGAGGAAGATTATCCTCTAGTGCTTACGTTTGAAAAGTTCTTGCTGATGCTCGATGGAACGATAGGCGTTTCCTACTTCGAGAGATTCGAGAGAGATGGCGAGATCAGCTATGACCGTTTCTGTAATTGGTATTGGCCTCACTTCAACAGTCAATTGACCAAGAAACTTGATCCCTCAAGAGTTTTTAGTGAAATAATTTGTCAAATAAAAGGAGGGCTGATAATTGGAGATAATGGAAAACTGAGCAAAAATGAATATACTTCAATGTCTGAATATCGGGCCTCGACAATAGGTGCTGAAGTAAGAGAGGAAATATACCATATTTTCCAGAATTATGAGAAGATGAAACTGGAGCGTGGTGAATATGATTTATCAGATTTCGTTAATGATATTCATATtcgactgaagaatcagcatcaGCACTACCTAGTAGATTTTGTCTATGTGGATGAAGTTCAAGATCTCCCACTGAGACATATAGGTCTTCTCAAATATGTTTGTAGAAATGTCGACGAAGGCTTTGTTTTCTCGGGGGATACAGCACAGACAATTGGTAGAAGAGAAGATTTTAGATTCGAAGACGTTCGCAATCTATTCTACAAGGAGTTCAtcaacagaaaagaaaaaggacacGTCTCACCTCTTTTTAAGTTGACTCAGAACTTCCGGACACATAGCAGTGTACTCCGTTTGGCACAGAGTGTAATCACTCTGCTTCATTATTACTTCCCTCAGTCTATTGATATCTTGGAATCTGAGACAAGTGTTACATGTGGTGTGGCTCCAGTGTTGCTCAAGCCTATGCCTGGAGCTGATGAAAATgcaattataactatttttggaAATAGTGAGAGTACTGGGGGAAAAATAATAGGTTTTGGTGCAGAGCAGGTCATATTAGTGCGTGATGAGTCTGCGAAGAAGGAAGTCTCCAATTATATTGGAAGGAAAGCTCTTATTTTGACTATTGCTGAATCCAAAGGCTTGGAGTTTCTGGCAAGTCCTCAGTTGGCTTAA